Within Leptospira limi, the genomic segment TTCTTCTTTAGAATCGAATATGGATCCAAAACAGTGTGCCACTTGCCATGAAGACCAGTGGAAATCGTGGAAGAATAGTTTTCATGCGAAGTCCATTGGGAATGGACTCATCTGGCAAAAACAAATATTAGAATCAAAAGAATTTAACAATTGTTTAAATTGCCATTCTCCCTTACAAGAGACCAAGGCAGAAATTTCCAAAACATTTCGAACAGACGAAATCATCCAATCTCAAAAACAACATTTTCCCGAAGGGATTTCGAATCCATCGATCCAATGTGCAAGTTGCCATATCCGAAATCAAACTTGGAATGGTCCTCCAAGAAAAACGTTAAATCAAAATAAAACAGAAGATGATTTGTTTCCACATAACGGATTTCAGGCGAATCCTGATTTCGAGAACTCACTTTTTTGTAAATCCTGTCATGAAAGTCCTGAGTATGGAGTGTTTTTGAATGGGAAACAACTGATGGAAGTGTACAAAGAATGGGAGAACTCATCATTTGCCAAACAAGGTATCCAATGCCAAAATTGCCATATGCCCAACAGGGAACATTCTTGGAAAGGAATCCATGATCCAGAATTTGTGAGAAAGTCAGTACAACCTTCATGGAAACTGGAAAAAATATCCAATACTGAAATTCGTATCCATGCAGAACTCAAATCAATCGCCGTTGGCCACAAATTCCCAACTTACTTAGTCCCAAAGATTCTTTTGCGATTTTACACAATTGATACAATTGGAAAAAAAACGTTAATCGAAGAATCCATCATTGGGAGGCTTGTCAATACGAATCTTTCAGAAGAATACTATGACACAAGAATAGCACCTAACGATAAACATTCGATAGATTTTACTTACAAATGGAACGGTGTGAAGATAAAAAAAATAGAATGGGAAACAATAGTTGATCCAGATGAACACTATGTTCGCAGTTTTGAAGAAAGTTTACTTAAAAAAAGTGAGTTTTTATCAAAGGAAACGAAAAATCAATTAGAACTTTCTCTTTCCGAAAAAAGAGAAAGTCGATACAATTTGTTTACTTTGAGTTTGCCAATGCCTGTTTTACTTCAGAAATGATATCATCTATGTGTTCAAGTCCCACTGAAACACGGATGAGTCCTGGTTTTATCCCCACTGCCAACCTTTCCTCTTCTGTAAGTTTGGAATGTGTGGTTGTGGTTGGATGAGTCACAGTGGTTCTTGTATCTCCCAAGTTAGCAGTTAAAGAAAACCATTTGAGTGCATCCAAGAATTTTTTAGCCCTTTCGACTCCACCTTTGATCACGAAGGAAACAATTCCTCCACCAGATCGCATTTGTTTTTTAGCAACCGCATAACCTGGGTCATTCGGCAGAAAAGGATACCTTACTAGTTCCACATCAGCTGATTCTTGCAAAAATGTAGCAAGTTTCATCGCATTTTCTGCATGGCGGTCCATTCGAACAGCCAATGTTTCCAAACTTTTGGATATGATCCAAGCATTCATAGGAGAAAGTGAGGGGCCAGTGTTTCTTGCCATATACCGGATCGGTTGGATGAATTCTTTTTTACCTAAAATCACACCAGCAATCACTCTACCTTGACCATCTAAGTATTTAGTTGCAGAATGTATCACAATGTCTGCTCCGAAGTCTGCAGGTCTTTGTACATAGGGAGAACAAAAACAATTATCAACAATGAGAATGACTTTTTTCTTTTTGCATAAAGCACCTACCCATTCCAAGTCAACGATATCAAGCCCTGGATTAGAAGGTGTTTCAATGTAAAGGATCTTGGTATTTTCTTTGATTGCTGATTCCCAGTTCTCTGGTTTATCCATATCAACATAAGTTGTCGTTACACCAAACCGAGGTAAGATGTTCGCAAAAATTTGATGTGTAGATCCAAAAATTGCTCTTGCCGAGACTATGTGATCCCCTGATTTCACAAGTCCAAAGATAGAGGTAAACACAGCAGACATTCCAGACGCAGTGGCGATTCCATCTTCTGTGTGCTCTAACGCACATAATTTTTCGATAAGCTCGGTTGTATTCGGATTGGAAAACCGAGTGTATTGGTTTCCTGTTACTTCTTCCGCAAAAAGTGCCCTCGCATGTTCGGCATCATCAAACACAAAGCTGGATGTTAAAAATAAGGGGGTTGAATGTTCTTTTTCCCCAGTACGTTTCGTTTGGATGCGGATGGCTTCAGTTTCAAAATGTTCAAACATGTCTTCTACCAAACTTGGTGAAGAGCATACGAATTCATCATTTTTTTCGGAAAATATCTGCTATAGAATCGGATTTAGACTACTATAGCAGAATTTCTATGAAATTTCAGCAATTTTTCCATCTACCATATGGATTCTTTGCCTGGCGATTGCCGCATAATCAGGGTCATGCGTCACAAATAGAATTGTAGTTCCATCTTCTTTGTTAATCCGTTTGAAGATCTCCATCACCTTGTCTCCGTTAGCTGTATCTAAATTCCCGGTGGGTTCATCGGCAAACAAAAACTTTGGTTTTTGGACAAGAGCACGTGCAATCGCAACCCTTTGTCCTTCACCACCTGACATTTGACTTGGGAACTTATCCTTACAATGCGAGACAGAAAAACTTTCCATCAAATGAAGAGCATACTCCTCAGCTAACTTTTGTTTCCCTGTTTTACGAGCAGGCATCGTAATATTTTCCAATCCAGTTAATTCTGGTAATAAATAATGGAATTGGAAAACAAAACCAATAGAAAGATTTCTAAGTTCATGAAGGGCTTTGCTATCCATCTGTAATAAAGAATTACCTCCAAGTTTCACATCACCACTTGTTGGAAAATCAAGTCCACTCACGATGTACAAAAGTGTGGACTTACCAGAACCAGACTTTCCTGTGAGAGCAACAAAATCACCTTCATTGATCTGTAAAGATACATCTTGTAAAACAACTTGAGGGGGTTCTCCAAATGATTTAAAAATTTGGTTGGCTTCTATTCCCAAACTCATGTAGCACCTCTAATGATGTCAACTGGAGACAAACGACTTGCCATACGTGCTGGAATGTAACTGGCAATAGATGCGCTAAGAACTGCAATGGAAAATCCTTTTACATAAATCATCACATCCCAAGAAATCATCATTGTTTTCATGAGTGCTTTCGAATTCTGTTTTGGATCTCCAATAGGTATTCCGTCTATATAATAACATCCAAGGATACCTACAAAAATTCCGATAATGGCTCCTAATGTTCCCAAAAATAGACCTTGGAAAATAAACAATTGGATTGTATCTTTTTCATCGAAACCTATGGAACGTAAAATCGCAACTTCCTTCTTTTTTTGGTTCACAACCATATTGAGTATATTATAAATTCCGAACGCAACAACAAGGATGATCGTAAATGTTGTTGAGTTCCTAACAATATCTTGTGTCCGAAACACTTGTAAGATACTAGCATTCACTTCGTCCCAACTTTCCACCTTGTCTTTGCTAAAGTATCTCCAGTCTTCAGCGATTTCTTTCGCCATTCGAATGTCTTTAATTTTGACAATGATCTGTGAAATTTCACCACTGGACTTTGTAATACTTTGAACAGAGGATAAAGAAGAATAAACTGTCACTTCATCTATCATACGATTTCCCGTACTTAAGATGCCAACAATTTTGATCGGGATGAGATCTGTTCCAGGGATATAAACAAAAATGGTATCATCTACTTTGGCACCGAGTTTATTCAGAACCCCTTCACCTGCAATGGCAAGGGAAGTTCCTCGCGATAGGTCTGCCAATTTTCCCTCAACAATGTAATCGCTGAGATTGGTGACTTTTGGTTGGATATTTGGATCCACTCCCACAAACCTAGCTGGAGCCGTTGATTTTCCATTCACAAAAATGACTTCTTTTGTGAGTTGAGGAGCATAGGATATCACCCTATGGTCATTGGACAATTTATCCATCCACCCAAGAACATTCGTTAACCTTGAGTTATCGGTTCTTCCAGAAGGCGGTGAGAGCCATCTAACTTCTTTCCCTTGGAAGAATACATCATCGAACGTACGTTCGGTGACTAGCTCATCCTTCGGGGAAATTTTGATTTGACCATCAGAATTCACAAGTTGGTCAGTAATGACTGCTTGGAAACCAAGCATAATTCCAGAAAATACAATATATCCAGCTGTCCCAAGTACAATTCCAATCAGCGTTAAAATCGATTGTTGGGGTCTCGATAAAATTTGGCGGATCGCAAGGAATAACATTTAATTTTTGACTAGGACCTCATCCCCTTCGATTAAATCCCCTTGAATGAGTTCGCCAAACTCTGAATTAATGGCTCCAATTCGAATTTCGATTTTTTCGC encodes:
- a CDS encoding multiheme c-type cytochrome, with amino-acid sequence MKVLTLQLSVLICIFINFYGCKENSFLAKHWKHPLPLLNGSNQGIQLKLSSLESNMDPKQCATCHEDQWKSWKNSFHAKSIGNGLIWQKQILESKEFNNCLNCHSPLQETKAEISKTFRTDEIIQSQKQHFPEGISNPSIQCASCHIRNQTWNGPPRKTLNQNKTEDDLFPHNGFQANPDFENSLFCKSCHESPEYGVFLNGKQLMEVYKEWENSSFAKQGIQCQNCHMPNREHSWKGIHDPEFVRKSVQPSWKLEKISNTEIRIHAELKSIAVGHKFPTYLVPKILLRFYTIDTIGKKTLIEESIIGRLVNTNLSEEYYDTRIAPNDKHSIDFTYKWNGVKIKKIEWETIVDPDEHYVRSFEESLLKKSEFLSKETKNQLELSLSEKRESRYNLFTLSLPMPVLLQK
- a CDS encoding trans-sulfuration enzyme family protein, which gives rise to MFEHFETEAIRIQTKRTGEKEHSTPLFLTSSFVFDDAEHARALFAEEVTGNQYTRFSNPNTTELIEKLCALEHTEDGIATASGMSAVFTSIFGLVKSGDHIVSARAIFGSTHQIFANILPRFGVTTTYVDMDKPENWESAIKENTKILYIETPSNPGLDIVDLEWVGALCKKKKVILIVDNCFCSPYVQRPADFGADIVIHSATKYLDGQGRVIAGVILGKKEFIQPIRYMARNTGPSLSPMNAWIISKSLETLAVRMDRHAENAMKLATFLQESADVELVRYPFLPNDPGYAVAKKQMRSGGGIVSFVIKGGVERAKKFLDALKWFSLTANLGDTRTTVTHPTTTTHSKLTEEERLAVGIKPGLIRVSVGLEHIDDIISEVKQALANSK
- a CDS encoding ABC transporter ATP-binding protein; translated protein: MSLGIEANQIFKSFGEPPQVVLQDVSLQINEGDFVALTGKSGSGKSTLLYIVSGLDFPTSGDVKLGGNSLLQMDSKALHELRNLSIGFVFQFHYLLPELTGLENITMPARKTGKQKLAEEYALHLMESFSVSHCKDKFPSQMSGGEGQRVAIARALVQKPKFLFADEPTGNLDTANGDKVMEIFKRINKEDGTTILFVTHDPDYAAIARQRIHMVDGKIAEIS
- a CDS encoding ABC transporter permease, with the protein product MLFLAIRQILSRPQQSILTLIGIVLGTAGYIVFSGIMLGFQAVITDQLVNSDGQIKISPKDELVTERTFDDVFFQGKEVRWLSPPSGRTDNSRLTNVLGWMDKLSNDHRVISYAPQLTKEVIFVNGKSTAPARFVGVDPNIQPKVTNLSDYIVEGKLADLSRGTSLAIAGEGVLNKLGAKVDDTIFVYIPGTDLIPIKIVGILSTGNRMIDEVTVYSSLSSVQSITKSSGEISQIIVKIKDIRMAKEIAEDWRYFSKDKVESWDEVNASILQVFRTQDIVRNSTTFTIILVVAFGIYNILNMVVNQKKKEVAILRSIGFDEKDTIQLFIFQGLFLGTLGAIIGIFVGILGCYYIDGIPIGDPKQNSKALMKTMMISWDVMIYVKGFSIAVLSASIASYIPARMASRLSPVDIIRGAT